The Brachyhypopomus gauderio isolate BG-103 chromosome 1, BGAUD_0.2, whole genome shotgun sequence genome includes a window with the following:
- the eif3jb gene encoding eukaryotic translation initiation factor 3 subunit J-B, producing the protein MADSDSWDADNFEPNEPMKSSAVLQDKWEGEDEEDDVKDNWDDEEEEKEETKVEVNKTEVKPPEKRKLAAKLKENEHQKAREHEKLSTRIEESQSEVQLSPEEQAAERLRLQKLQEESDMALAREAFGVETTATTHSASGIEAMCPSTKDDFVVFEKLLTDKISQFEKSVHYCNFLESLFRELCISVEVDDLKKISTSLSVLLTEKQKQEREKAKGTKKKKKIVLAGGGLKAKLKDDLDDYGDFGGGGGGYNDYEDFM; encoded by the exons ATGGCGGATTCCGACTCTTGGG ACGCCGACAACTTTGAGCCGAACGAGCCGATGAAAAGCTCGGCGGTGCTGCAGGATAAATGGGAAGGCGAGGACGAGGAAGACGACGTGAAG GATAACTgggatgatgaagaggaggagaaggaggagacgAAGGTGGAAGTGAATAAAACAG AGGTGAAACCTCCAGAAAAGAGAAAGCTGGCTGCTAAACTCAAAGAGAATGAACACCAGAAAGCGCGAGAACATGAGAAACTGAGCACGAGG ATAGAGGAATCACAGTCTGAAGTCCAGCTGAGCCCTGAGGAGCAGGCGGCCGAGAGGCTGCGTTTGCAGAAGCTGCAGGAAGAGTCGGACATGGCGCTAGCGCGGGAAGCTTTTG GTGTTGAGACAACGGCTACCACACACAGTGCCTCTGGAATTGAAGCCATGTGTCCATCAACTAAAGATGACTTTGTAGTTTTCGAGAAATTGCTGACGGACAAGATATCTCAGTTTGAAAAGTCAGTGCATTATTGCAACTTCTTGGAGTCACTGTTTCGGGAGCTTTGCATTTCAG TGGAAGTAGATGACTTAAAAAAGATCAGTACCTCCTTGTCAGTTCTTCTCACTGAAAAACAGAAGCAGGAAAGG GAGAAAGCCAAAGGcacgaagaagaagaagaaaattgTCCTCGCCGGTGGTGGTTTGAAAGCGAAACTGAAAGATGACCTAGATGATTATGGGGActttggtggtggaggaggaggatacAATGATTATGAGGACTTTATGTGA
- the strc1 gene encoding stereocilin, with protein sequence MANSTMFHLNAFRQIVAALSPTLPLTLSDFFSVWNKLFTLTFFPVLSHFSDFIVNVLQLLVELLTVGLQLGVDIPTVDQTQQCNQGDLKQLILWGVTHNISWSFGDSILNIFLAADAPECGYMNTECQSLPVLQLGRSGLSPGNNPTTQLTCEPQEVTQLNDTLCGEVLASTSQPPDALYHVCKALSTLSDNELIQVWKNVCHMIQLTLLPLFEPCSAPPPESKQRVARSTLSISQLFCNYDNWTTTQTIEPSLVAMCSDTEPDAFLQGVCNNVPVMQTLIQNPSNTWVWEYCQNASDAYMVSQYCDYNIWTPHTIDPSIVAFCWNNDQARMDAILCQDLDFFLLVLSNQQNSWIMPNCGNVPTPQSFDINTLISQSCTYSQWHNLRIITSDQISLCIQNDEVQFISQVCGNSTLLSLILLNDANVWVRDYCTISLKNPPTPPPVVSITISPTTPKTSTPSAPSITVSNTTPLNTLSSVHNSTISPNTVLPVVSGTSLSTTVSLAVLPTLPSAFYSLTYSPSTPLPFSSTSSGVGPSPTKTLTVLPVATSINVSPSASLFETSSFTNLPTVSSNALSPSLFTSSGTPPAKISGTATPTVFGSTLSLSTTSTVSSSASKLTLSSSFFDTSMYLSTSATFSTKGSATVSPTVSSVTLFPINPSTVLHSSTTPVSVAIPVVPPVIPSIADLCKYSSWTVLPLSSSIVDLCWKFDMVAFYLNVCCNSSLIERLTFDPKNQWVKSWCSDNDTTDLVTQVCLYSNWGPLSIVDMTVLALCIDLDTVNFTQKVCRNSTVTQNLLTNLDNTWLLEQCSNLTGGSGASKGIYMGFKPSEQCQYGNWTVIFPDAALLVLCWDYDQANFISSVCKKPSILSHLIQAPSNLWVSTLCATYTTASQPNNTQSNITNGGSYNNTINSTNTTHEAKPCLVKELIKELNWSCSVDLSGACQSGSDPFLELQMLFRCGVEVLLPSFGNTMTPQASEMLGKAFNVWVVLLLVLEENGMTTLTVTDNIRQSVLDSVSAFLAREANFDNKQVLLQCFGTLLISLTQTEREVKTNSSLLIQEYFRVPLGRLRAVLSSVDVSTMRLILLYFIRNKDNLQLTDAYMRTIVAVLIQVHLKLDRTLFFIMGPVLKLAAPEDISHIPLPQNDVNVLITINNNINDLSLEQRRAFGWWFSQTLDAASVTAAGQSFIGDRGNVIAYLPFASFQHLSPAQLLEGLNVLLRNDLEPLKQQFIAQSIIGEYRNLTADQFRRLGTLTCLANWNSLMTYVGTDIFPVIEQNIRTCVIQGISVSSTLVSSVFLNSTDLQSPATLSSQRVSELAYFLPVLGVEFMQRLSQSQLLPILNVLASVPFTPTQAAVIIDKVSSSLNLSVSGALCQLGSLASGLRVEVLGGLSPNDLQAALSNFSQCKPKLTPPQANAIATKLWSSPAVITWLDEVDPLLSHTPLLCVIPRAHLLITNSMAAYAYSWNTQQAKTLFNEVMTPIHNLSTELFTRLGTVAQGVSCNALKMLFRGNASVSSLRDVLKVLREQSEPLHPSLLKCVTAELYKSDFFAELLMEMGSQIALSFPMSIIKKFPPAMTDSLRKMVVQDPQNFLLMPSAKQAILVDKIVQSLGLQTDTYTEQEFRSLGAMATFVGDEIFTHLDRNFFVYSVAFLRGFCYNSSKQAKVASMLQEPSTFGSVKNWTAVTLNQVDRFLFFLPTDTIKLIPPSLMSQDRIERLFVNQKQWESGAVGSLCEQERSVHFSTQQFVLQHFLGFLKTGRTASPVPSCESLHQTQPAVWPVTSLTGMSTDAFRSCLELIGQDPFFSPYQLSLLLYRAKEVYGGALLSAQLGRVATQLSADELASLNLSDSRNLSVLGAVNTWTRKQLVLLFSAMLTSTNKNPNQLNSSTFVTLGYIICGIETPVIRGLNAVEFSKAVWWLGRLNLSCSEDQLQAMVTLLSQELAFGPISSWGPEVFIEIGAFAAGIPDMAMSALVMEQIEGITPLAISLIPAKKFAVVFNHVQISWFSYEQATAITAEQRAALSHIQQVALSMVLNPLENKPVDFRGRSQGVAFEVCPLCHFCGVLVFLLTLLF encoded by the exons ATGGCAAACTCCACTATGTTTCATTTAAATGCGTTTCGCCAGATTGTGGCTGCTTTGTCCCCGACCCTGCCACTCACACTCTCCGATTTTTTCTCTGTATGGAATAAACTTTTCACTTTGACGTTTTTTCCAGTTTTGTCACACTTTTCTGATTTCATTGTGAACGTACTTCAACTGTTAGTGGAATTACTAACGGTCGGATTGCAGTTAGGTGTTGACATACCTACGGTGGACCAAACCCAGCAGTGTAATCAAG GCGATTTAAAGCAACTTATTCTGTG GGGAGTGACCCACAATATCAGCTGGTCCTTTGGAGATTCAATCCTCAACATCTTTTTAGCCGCTGATGCACCAGAGTGCGGCTACATGAATACGGAGTGCCAGAGTTTGCCGGTTCTCCAGCTCGGGCGCTCTGGTCTGTCCCCGGGGAACAACCCCACAACCCAGCTAACCTGTGAGCCCCAGGAGGTCACCCAGCTCAATGACACTCTATGTGGGGAGGTTTTAGCCAGCACATCTCAGCCTCCTGATGCTCTGTATCATGTTTGCAAAGCTCTGAGCACCCTCTCAGACAATGAACTCATACAGGTGTGGAAAAATGTATGTCACATGATCCAGCTTACCCTATTGCCACTCTTTGAACCCTGTTCAGCCCCGCCTCCTGAGTCAAAGCAGCGGGTTGCGCGGTCCACCCTTAGCATCAGCCAACTGTTCTGTAACTACGACAACTGGACCACTACACAAACCATTGAGCCCAGTCTGGTTGCGATGTGTAGTGACACCGAGCCTGATGCCTTCCTCCAGGGTGTGTGTAATAATGTCCCAGTGATGCAAACACTCATTCAGAACCCCAGCAACACCTGGGTTTGGGAATACTGTCAAAATGCTTCTGATGCATACATGGTCAGTCAGTACTGTGATTACAACATCTGGACACCACATACAATTGACCCCTCTATTGTTGCATTTTGCTGGAATAATGATCAAGCAAGAATGGATGCCATTCTGTGTCAGGacttagatttttttttgcttgtgtTATCCAATCAACAAAACAGCTGGATAATGCCCAACTGTGGCAATGTGCCTACACCCCAGTCATTTGATATCAACACCCTAATTTCTCAATCCTGTACGTACTCGCAGTGGCACAATTTAAGGATAATTACTTCAGATCAAATATCTCTGTGTATACAAAATGATGAAGTTCAATTTATTAGTCAGGTCTGTGGCAACAGTACACTGCTCAGTTTAATCTTGCTTAATGATGCAAATGTGTGGGTAAGGGATTACTGCACTATCTCTCTTAAGAAtcctccaacacctccaccagtagTCTCCATCACAATCTCCCCAACTACTCCAAAAACCAGCACACCATCTGCCCCCAGTATCACTGTTTCTAATACAACTCCCCTAAACACactgtcatctgtccacaactCCACCATTTCTCCTAACACAGTTCTCCCAGTAGTCTCAGGTACATCTctttctactacagtttctctTGCAGTTCTCCCAACACTCCCATCAGCATTTTACAGCCTCACTTACTCTCCCTCAACTCCTCTGCCTTTCTCCTCAACATCCTCCGGAGTTGGTCCTTCTCCCACAAAAACCTTGACAGTGTTGCCTGTGGCTACTAGCATCAACGTCTCTCCCTCTGCATCCCTGTTTGAAACGTCGTCTTTCACGAACTTGCCGACAGTCTCCAGCAACgcactctctccatcactatTCACCTCCAGTGGGACTCCACCTGCAAAAATCTCTGGAACAGCCACTCCAACCGTTTTCGgcagtactctctctctctcaacaacCTCCACAGTTTCATCATCAGCCTCTAAACTCACACTTTCTTCATCCTTCTTTGACACCAGCATGTATTTATCTACCAGTGCCACTTTCTCAACCAAGGGTTCTGCAACAGTGTCACCAACAGTCTCCAGTGTCACTCTTTTTCCCATAAATCCCTCCACAGTGCTACACTCCAGCACTACTCCAGTCTCCGTAGCAATCCCAGTCGTCCCTCCTGTAATTCCCAGCATCGCCGACTTGTGTAAATATTCATCATGGACTGTCTTGCCTTTGAGTTCATCAATAGTTGATTTGTGTTGGAAATTTGACATGGTAGCTTTCTATCTGAATGTGTGTTGTAACTCATCATTAATTGAACGTCTAACATTTGACCCTAAGAACCAGTGGGTGAAGTCTTGGTGTTCAGATAATGACACAACAGATTTGGTGACTCAGGTTTGTCTGTATTCAAATTGGGGTCCGCTCAGCATTGTGGACATGACCGTCCTGGCTCTTTGTATTGATCTTGACACTGTGAACTTCACACAGAAGGTGTGCAGAAATTCTACTGTTACACAAAACCTCTTGACCAATTTAGACAACACCTGGTTGCTGGAACAGTGTTCTAACCTTACTGGAGGTTCAGGAGCAAGCAAGGGGATTTACATGGGCTTCAAGCCCTCTGAACAATGTCAGTATGGCAACTGGACAGTGATTTTCCCAGATGCAGCACTTCTTGTCCTCTGCTGGGACTATGACCAGGCAAACTTCATCTCTTCAGTTTGTAAAAAACCCAGCATTCTCTCTCACCTCATCCAGGCACCCTCCAACCTCTGGGTGAGTACTCTGTGTGCCACCTACACAACCGCCTCCCAGCCCAACAATACCCAGTCCAACATCACCAATGGTGGCAGCTACAATAATACAATCAATAGTACAAACACCACCCATGAGGCCAAGCCTTGCCTGGTGAAAGAGCTTATCAAGGAGTTGAACTGGTCGTGCAGTGTGGATCTGTCAGGGGCTTGTCAGTCGGGCAGCGATCCGTTCCTGGAGTTGCAGATGTTGTTCCGCTGTGGAGTGGAGGTGCTCCTGCCCAGTTTTGGGAACACAATGACCCCACAGGCCTCTGAGATGCTCGGAAAGGCCTTCAATGTGTGGGTAGTTCTGCTACTGGTCCTGGAAGAGAATGGGATGACAACACTGACAGTGACTGATAACATTCGACAGAGCGTGCTGGATTCAGTGTCTGCTTTCCTGGCAAGAGAAGCAAACTTTGACAACAAGCAAGTGCTGTTGCAATGCTTTGGG ACACTGCTGATAAGCCTGACACAAACAGAACGAGAGGTGAAGACTAACAGCTCTCTACTGATACAG GAGTACTTCCGTGTCCCTCTAGGTCGTCTGAGAGCAGTACTGAGTTCGGTGGATGTTAGCACCATGAGACTGATTTTACTGTACTTCATCAGGAACAAAGACAACCTGCAG CTGACTGATGCATACATGCGTACCATTGTGGCTGTACTGATCCAAGTTCACTTGAAGCTGGATCGGACCCTATTCTTTATCATGGGTCCTGTGTTGAAACTGGCAGCACCAGAGGACATCTCCCACATTCCCTTGCCACAGAACGATGTTAATGT TCTGATCACtatcaacaacaacatcaaTGACCTGTCCCTGGAGCAGAGGCGGGCTTTTGGCTGGTGGTTCAGTCAAACGCTGGATGCAGCCAGTGTTACAGCGGCTGGCCAGTCCTTCATTGGAGACCGCGGTAACGTGATCGCGTACCTACCATTCGCCAGCTTCCAGCATCTCTCACCTGCTCAG cttttagAGGGACTGAATGTCCTGCTACGGAATGACTTGGAACCCCTGAAGCAACAATTTATAGCACAAAGTATCATTGGAGAATACAGGAACCTTACAGCGGACCAGTTCAGGAG GTTAGGCACTCTGACATGCCTGGCTAACTGGAACAGCTTGATGACATATGTGGGCACAGACATTTTCCCAGTGATTGAGCAGAATATAAGGACGTGTGTAATTCAGGGCATCAGCGTCAGTAGCACACTG GTCTCCAGTGTGTTTTTGAACTCTACTGATCTGCAGTCACCTGCTACCCTCAGTTCTCAGAGAGTCTCTGAGCTCGCTTACTTCCTGcctgtgttgggggtggagttTATGCAGCGGCTCAGCCAATCCCAGCTCCTGCCTATCCTTAATGTGTTGGCCTCTGTTCCCTTCACACCCACGCAG GCTGCAGTAATCATAGACAAGGTGTCATCAAGCTTAAAT CTCTCTGTGTCTGGAGCACTGTGTCAGCTGGGCTCTCTGGCTAGTGGGCTGAGAGTGGAGGTTCTGGGGGGCTTGAGCCCCAATGACCTTCAGGCTGCTCTGTCCAACTTCAGCCAGTGTAAACCCAAGCTGACACCTCCTCAGGCCAATGCTATCGCCACTAAACTCTGG TCCTCTCCAGCAGTAATCACGTGGTTGGATGAGGTGGACCCTCTGCTCTCCCACACACCCCTGCTGTGCGTGATACCCCGAGCTCATCTCCTGATAACCAACAGCATGGCTGCATATGCATACTCCTGGAACACGCAGCAG GCCAAAACTCTGTTCAATGAGGTTATGActcccatacacaacctgtcaACTGAGCTTTTTAC GCGTCTGGGGACAGTTGCCCAAGGCGTGAGCTGTAATGCTCTGAAGATGCTGTTCCGGGGTAACGCATCAGTCTCATCACTGCGAGATGTTCTTAAGGTTCTGAGGGAGCAGTCAGAACCACTGCATCCATCACTG CTGAAGTGTGTGACTGCTGAATTATACAAGTCTGACTTCTTTGCGGAGCTGCTAATGGAGATGGGCTCCCAGATAGCTCTCTCCTTCCC GATGAGCATTATTAAGAAGTTCCCTCCAGCAATgacagactctctgaggaagaTGGTTGTACAAGATCCCCAGAACTTCCTTCTCATGCCCAGTGCCAAACAGGCCATCCTGGTAGACAAGATCGTGCAGTCACTG gGCCTGCAAACGGACACGTACACTGAGCAGGAGTTCCGTTCGCTAGGTGCTATGGCGACATTTGTGGGTGATGAAATCTTCACACACCTCGACAGGAACTTCTTTGTTTACAGTGTAGCGTTTCTGCGAGGCTTCTGCTACAATAGCAGCAAACAGGCCAAGGTGGCCTCCATGCTGCAGGAGCCAAGCACCTTTGG CTCAGTCAAAAACTGGACTGCTGTAACCCTGAATCAAGTGGACcgtttcctcttcttcctcccgaCAGACACCATCAAACTCATTCCCCCA agtctgATGAGCCAGGATCGTATTGAGAGGTTGTTTGTCAACCAGAAGCAGTGGGAGAGTGGAGCTGTGGGCTCTCTCTGTGAGCAGGAGCGCTCTGTGCATTTCTCCACACAGCAGTTTGTGCTACAGCACTTCTTAGGCTTCCTCAAGACAGGGCGCA ctGCCAGCCCAGTTCCCTCATGTGAAAGCTTGCATCAGACACAGCCAGCCGTCTGGCCCGTGACCAGCCTGACGGGCATGTCCACGGACGCCTTCCGCAGCTGCCTGGAGCTCATTGGCCAGGATCCATTCTTCAGCCCCTACCAGCTGTCACTACTGCTGTATCGAGCCAAAGAA GTGTATGGTGGCGCTCTTCTGTCCGCTCAGCTGGGTCGTGTAGCCACACAGCTCTCAGCAGATGAGCTAGCCTCCCTCAATCTGTCTGACAGTCGCAACCTTTCAGTTCTGGGTGCTGTTAACACCTGGACGAGAAAGCAG CTGGTACTGCTCTTCTCCGCCATGTTGACATCCACCAATAAGAAtcccaaccaactgaactccAGCACCTTCGTCACCCTGGGATACATCATTTGTGGGATTGAAACTCCTGTTATTCGTGGTCTCAATGCTGTAGAGTTTAG TAAAGCTGTGTGGTGGCTGGGCCGTCTCAATCTGTCCTGCTCCGAGGACCAGCTGCAGGCTATGGTCACACTGCTCAGCCAGGAGCTGGCGTTTGGACCCATCAGCTCCTGGGGCCCAGAGGTCTTCATTGAGATTGGAGCGTTTGCTG CTGGGATTCCAGACATGGCCATGTCTGCTTTGGTGATGGAGCAGATTGAAGGAATCACCCCCCTCGCCATCTCTCTGATTCCAGCTAAAAAGTTTGCA GTCGTGTTTAACCATGTCCAGATCAGCTGGTTCTCCTACGAGCAGGCCACAGCCATCACGGCAGAACAACGAGCAGCACTCAGCCACATACAGCAGGTCGCTCTCTCCATGGTGCTCAACCCCTTGGAGAACAAGCCTGTGGATTTCAGAG GCAGGTCACAGGGAGTAGCGTTTGAAGTCTGTCCCCTCTGCCATTTTTGCGGTGTACTGGTGTTCCTGTTAACACTTTTATTCTGA